From a region of the Candidatus Brocadia sp. genome:
- a CDS encoding glycosyltransferase, with protein sequence MWDVTSSERVDYFVANSYHVANRIKKYYKRLAEVIHPPVDCSLYTPQENYKEGNYYLLVSAFAPYKRIDIAIEAFERMGLPLILIGEGQEERRIRKMAKKHVQCIGWQSSESLREYYRGCKALIFPGEEDFGIVPLEAQACGKPVIAFARGGALETVHGVYPSPRESPAAKTLIDSESPTGVFFTKQTPGSLMEAVRFFEQRTNLFDPRLIRKHAENFDRSIFKEKFKQYIESNYSAKIF encoded by the coding sequence ATGTGGGACGTTACTTCCAGTGAACGGGTGGATTACTTTGTAGCAAACTCCTATCATGTTGCAAACCGGATAAAAAAGTATTATAAAAGATTGGCAGAAGTGATCCACCCACCCGTGGATTGCTCGCTTTATACACCTCAGGAAAATTATAAAGAAGGAAACTATTATTTGCTCGTATCGGCATTTGCCCCCTATAAGAGAATCGACATTGCGATAGAAGCGTTTGAAAGAATGGGCCTGCCGCTTATTCTGATCGGAGAAGGCCAGGAAGAACGGCGGATCAGAAAGATGGCAAAAAAGCATGTACAATGTATCGGATGGCAATCCAGTGAATCATTGAGGGAGTATTATCGGGGATGCAAAGCGTTGATCTTTCCCGGAGAAGAAGACTTCGGCATCGTCCCTTTAGAGGCACAAGCCTGCGGAAAGCCGGTAATTGCCTTTGCCAGGGGCGGTGCACTGGAAACGGTTCATGGAGTGTATCCTTCTCCCCGCGAGTCACCTGCGGCAAAGACCCTGATAGATTCGGAATCACCCACAGGAGTATTTTTTACAAAACAAACTCCAGGGTCATTAATGGAAGCGGTGCGGTTTTTTGAACAAAGGACAAACCTTTTTGATCCGCGCTTAATTCGAAAACATGCGGAAAACTTCGATCGTTCAATATTTAAAGAAAAATTTAAACAATATATTGAAAGTAACTATTCAGCGAAAATATTTTAG
- a CDS encoding FprA family A-type flavoprotein, protein MQTLEIIKNVHWVGALNATLRVFDVVFQTRFGSTYNSYLILADKPTLIDCVHEKFAQEHLEKLRSLINLNDICYIVVNHAEMDHTGALDMLLKEAPNAQILATRTAALFLKNILHRDVQGRMVEDGETISLGNKQLRFIHAPYWHWPDTMFTYLAEDRVLFPCDGFATHFCDERLFDDRVDDFTEDFRYYFEHVMGPYRKKILEAIEKIKDMDIRLIAPSHGPILRTDPWKYIHAYKDWSTARKDPYKKLILVFYASMYGNTRKMAEAVAKGATTVNTEVKLFDATTVSPESMRCEIESADGILMGSSTINGDALKPLWDILNVMFSVNVKLKKCATFGAYGWSGEATRLLEERLRGLKLTIVQPPIKALLTPTAEDLKKCSIFGYDFAASLTASPAR, encoded by the coding sequence ATGCAAACCTTGGAAATCATCAAAAACGTTCATTGGGTTGGGGCATTAAATGCAACCCTCCGGGTATTTGACGTGGTATTTCAAACCCGGTTTGGGAGCACTTATAATTCCTATCTTATCCTTGCAGACAAACCTACCCTCATTGATTGTGTGCACGAAAAGTTTGCCCAGGAACATCTTGAAAAACTCCGGTCGTTAATTAATCTCAATGACATTTGCTATATTGTGGTAAATCACGCCGAAATGGATCATACCGGGGCGCTGGACATGCTTTTAAAAGAAGCGCCAAACGCCCAAATCCTGGCCACAAGGACGGCAGCCCTCTTTCTGAAAAATATTTTACACAGGGATGTTCAGGGAAGGATGGTAGAAGACGGAGAAACTATTAGCCTGGGCAATAAGCAATTACGGTTTATCCATGCACCGTACTGGCATTGGCCTGATACGATGTTTACCTACCTGGCAGAAGATCGCGTACTCTTTCCGTGTGATGGTTTTGCGACCCATTTTTGTGATGAACGGCTCTTTGATGACCGGGTTGATGACTTTACGGAAGATTTCCGCTATTATTTTGAGCACGTCATGGGCCCTTATCGGAAAAAGATTCTTGAGGCAATAGAAAAGATAAAAGACATGGATATTCGCCTCATTGCCCCAAGTCACGGCCCCATCCTGCGGACGGATCCCTGGAAATACATTCATGCCTATAAAGACTGGAGCACGGCAAGAAAAGACCCTTACAAAAAACTGATTTTGGTCTTTTATGCATCAATGTACGGAAATACGAGAAAGATGGCCGAGGCAGTCGCAAAGGGTGCCACTACGGTAAATACCGAGGTAAAACTCTTTGACGCTACCACCGTATCGCCGGAATCCATGCGATGCGAGATTGAATCTGCCGATGGCATTCTGATGGGCTCGTCGACTATAAATGGCGATGCACTAAAGCCCCTGTGGGACATTCTCAATGTCATGTTTAGCGTCAACGTAAAGCTTAAGAAATGTGCCACTTTTGGTGCCTATGGATGGAGCGGTGAGGCAACAAGACTCCTGGAAGAACGGCTGAGGGGTCTCAAACTCACGATTGTCCAGCCGCCCATAAAGGCCCTTTTGACACCAACCGCGGAAGATCTGAAAAAGTGTTCCATCTTTGGATACGACTTCGCTGCATCCCTGACGGCCAGCCCGGCAAGGTAA
- a CDS encoding undecaprenyl-phosphate glucose phosphotransferase: MLKKHSKFFESVLLLTDWLVLSGAWMLAYYLRFYSGIVPVLKGIPPFKTYLTLLIFMIPLWGIVFRIFGLYRPRRVSTKLSEVADIAKASTFATLILISLTFLFRQYDFSRLTFFYFWLINILSLSLTRILFREFLRFLRQKGYNQRYALILGTENFGQDLVKKLRKHPELGIRISGFLTHDPSRIGNTLHGIRVLGKYSDVRSFVVKLGIDIVFVALPFHAHNQLKEILDYLGDEMVSIMVLPDLFEFITLRGSVSEFEGMPLISLRDTPLYGWNIIVKRLLDIVVATIMLICTAPLIGVISLLTKITSHGPVFFKQERMGMDGKIFKMIKFRTMEVDAEVASGPVWTKRDDPRCTKIGKLLRRTSLDELPQFFNVLRGDMSIVGPRPERPVFINNFRNAIPKYMLRHKMKAGITGWAQVSGWRGNTSLEKRIEYDLYYIENWSLHFDLKIIWLTLWNGFINKHAY, encoded by the coding sequence ATGCTAAAGAAACATAGCAAGTTCTTTGAGTCAGTACTCCTTCTTACCGATTGGCTCGTCTTGTCTGGCGCCTGGATGCTGGCTTATTATCTGCGTTTTTACTCGGGCATCGTACCTGTTCTTAAAGGGATTCCCCCCTTTAAAACATACCTGACCCTCCTCATTTTTATGATCCCTTTATGGGGGATAGTTTTTCGGATATTTGGATTGTACCGACCCCGCCGGGTTTCGACTAAGCTTTCTGAAGTTGCAGATATTGCCAAGGCATCGACTTTTGCCACCCTCATCCTCATCTCACTTACCTTCCTCTTCCGTCAATATGATTTTTCCCGACTGACGTTCTTTTATTTCTGGCTCATCAATATTCTATCGCTTAGTTTGACTCGCATTTTATTTCGGGAATTTTTACGCTTTTTACGGCAAAAGGGATATAACCAAAGATATGCATTGATTCTTGGCACAGAAAATTTTGGGCAAGACCTGGTAAAAAAATTGCGGAAACATCCGGAACTTGGAATACGGATTTCCGGTTTCCTGACACATGATCCGAGCCGCATCGGAAATACTTTGCATGGAATCCGCGTGCTGGGAAAATACTCCGATGTCCGTTCGTTCGTTGTGAAGCTGGGCATTGACATTGTGTTTGTTGCATTGCCTTTTCATGCCCATAATCAATTGAAGGAAATTCTGGATTATCTTGGCGACGAGATGGTAAGCATCATGGTTTTACCCGATCTCTTTGAGTTTATTACCTTACGGGGCAGCGTAAGTGAGTTTGAGGGCATGCCGCTTATTAGCCTTCGTGATACCCCGCTCTATGGATGGAATATCATCGTGAAAAGGCTTTTGGATATTGTTGTTGCCACGATCATGTTAATTTGCACGGCTCCTCTCATCGGAGTTATCTCGCTCCTCACGAAGATAACTTCCCATGGACCGGTCTTCTTTAAACAGGAGCGAATGGGAATGGATGGCAAGATTTTTAAAATGATAAAATTCCGGACGATGGAAGTCGATGCTGAAGTGGCATCCGGTCCCGTATGGACGAAGAGGGACGATCCCCGGTGCACAAAAATAGGCAAACTCCTGAGAAGGACGAGCCTGGACGAACTCCCGCAGTTTTTCAATGTTCTCCGTGGCGATATGAGTATTGTCGGGCCGCGGCCGGAACGGCCGGTATTCATAAACAATTTCAGAAATGCCATTCCAAAATATATGTTACGACACAAAATGAAGGCGGGAATTACCGGCTGGGCGCAGGTTAGTGGCTGGCGTGGAAATACCTCGTTGGAGAAGCGGATTGAATACGATCTGTATTATATTGAAAACTGGTCACTCCATTTTGATCTGAAAATCATATGGCTGACGCTGTGGAATGGATTTATCAATAAACATGCCTATTAA
- a CDS encoding IS66 family transposase produces the protein MTIENIDIDATLRKVEKLLSEEKGLSPAIRSMIELLVLVITLLVGRLNRNSRNSSKPPASDPNRTRKSRAKGERKAGGQEGHDGVTLKKVANPDKVEVIKVDRRKYPSGKYRLIGYESRQVFDMKISRVVTEYRAEIVEDAEGSRFVASFPEGVTKAVQYGPDLKAHAVYMSQYQLIPNKRIQEYFEEQMGIPLSEGSLYNFNKDAYESLEAFEGKTKEELVKSEVLQADETSINKNGDRYWLHSASNSLWTHFFPHERRGTEAMDSIGILPQFRGILCHDHLKAYYTYTRCTHALCNAHHLRELEGVWEEDKKQPWAKEMKALLEEINRAVKDAGGLLENGESEKYRQRYRGILQNAEAESPPPDETNRKGKRGRVKRTKARNLLERLREYEGDVLRFMDNKNVPFTNNLAENDIRMTKVQQKISGCFRSLDGAKIFCLIRSYLSTCRKQGVNLSQALRMVFRGKLPDFASS, from the coding sequence TTGACGATAGAGAATATAGATATAGATGCAACGCTGCGGAAAGTAGAAAAGCTGCTTTCAGAGGAAAAAGGTCTGTCACCTGCCATAAGGTCAATGATAGAGTTGTTGGTGTTAGTGATAACGCTGCTGGTAGGACGTCTGAACCGGAACAGTCGCAACAGTAGTAAGCCGCCCGCAAGCGATCCGAATCGCACGAGAAAGAGCAGGGCGAAAGGAGAGAGGAAGGCAGGTGGGCAAGAGGGTCATGATGGAGTAACGCTGAAAAAGGTAGCCAATCCTGATAAGGTGGAAGTAATAAAAGTAGACCGGAGGAAGTATCCGAGCGGCAAATACAGGTTGATCGGTTATGAGTCGCGTCAGGTGTTTGATATGAAGATTTCAAGGGTGGTAACGGAGTATCGGGCAGAGATAGTTGAGGATGCGGAGGGAAGTAGGTTTGTAGCGTCATTTCCGGAAGGGGTGACAAAGGCAGTGCAGTATGGGCCGGATTTGAAAGCGCACGCAGTATATATGTCACAGTATCAATTGATACCCAATAAGAGGATCCAGGAGTATTTTGAGGAGCAGATGGGGATACCGCTGAGCGAAGGCTCTCTTTACAACTTTAACAAGGATGCCTACGAATCTCTGGAAGCCTTCGAGGGGAAAACCAAGGAAGAACTTGTCAAATCAGAGGTATTGCAGGCAGATGAAACGAGCATCAACAAGAACGGAGACAGGTATTGGCTGCATAGTGCATCCAATAGTTTGTGGACACACTTTTTCCCTCACGAAAGACGTGGGACGGAAGCGATGGATAGTATCGGGATACTGCCCCAGTTTCGGGGGATTCTTTGTCACGACCATTTGAAGGCGTATTACACCTACACCCGCTGTACACATGCGCTCTGTAATGCACACCACCTGAGGGAATTGGAGGGGGTGTGGGAAGAGGATAAGAAGCAACCGTGGGCGAAAGAGATGAAAGCCCTGCTCGAAGAGATAAACCGTGCGGTAAAGGATGCGGGGGGTTTGTTGGAAAACGGCGAGTCTGAGAAATACCGGCAAAGGTACCGGGGGATATTACAAAACGCAGAAGCTGAAAGCCCGCCCCCTGATGAAACGAACCGTAAGGGGAAAAGAGGGCGGGTAAAAAGGACAAAAGCACGGAATCTCCTGGAACGATTACGGGAGTATGAGGGTGATGTGCTCAGATTTATGGACAATAAAAACGTCCCCTTCACGAATAACCTGGCCGAAAACGATATCAGGATGACGAAGGTTCAGCAGAAGATATCGGGCTGTTTTCGTTCTCTGGACGGAGCGAAGATCTTCTGCCTCATCCGTAGTTATCTCTCGACTTGTCGAAAACAAGGGGTAAATTTAAGTCAGGCATTACGGATGGTATTTCGCGGCAAATTGCCTGATTTTGCCAGCTCGTAA